The Halalkalibaculum roseum genome window below encodes:
- the amrB gene encoding AmmeMemoRadiSam system protein B translates to MSKEQLFDSKTDPIPGVRRNIDIIPVENNGQSYLYFHDSLGYATPDFALDRQAASLLSLLDGRKSIEDLSPYLGENVSTDQLLKYIRFLDENRLLQSSHYYNYAEQIEQQYEESGTHEAVTPGSSYPKEPDELQTYLENAFSGIRSNGETLANGSAKALYAPHIDPRVGMDTYAHAFSAIRYLEPKRLVILATSHYAGLYRDVYQNYPFIVSRKNFQLPTRTITSDKKAIDKLVSENSENGLTDRDRAHRIEHSIELPLLFLSHLWKHEFSIVPVLVSSIDDLMYMREGHRAEQIAKFGESLQKQFGNDNDTFFLISGDLAHVGKKFGDKKPAREMFEEVRKFDQRFLSKGEEAKPDELLELISEKYDPYRICGFPPLYTFLKSMSGLKGKVLNYDLWDEHERESAVSFGSILYWNTDKMN, encoded by the coding sequence ATGAGCAAAGAACAATTATTTGATTCAAAGACGGACCCAATTCCGGGAGTAAGAAGAAACATTGACATAATTCCGGTTGAAAATAACGGGCAGTCGTATCTCTACTTTCACGACAGCCTTGGCTATGCCACTCCTGACTTTGCTTTAGATCGCCAGGCGGCTTCCCTGCTTTCTCTGCTCGACGGACGCAAAAGCATTGAAGATCTATCCCCTTACCTTGGCGAAAATGTGTCTACTGACCAGCTGTTGAAATATATCCGTTTCCTGGATGAGAATAGGCTGCTGCAATCATCCCACTATTATAACTACGCAGAACAGATTGAGCAGCAATACGAGGAATCCGGTACCCACGAGGCGGTCACTCCGGGCTCTTCCTATCCCAAAGAGCCGGATGAGTTGCAAACTTATTTGGAAAATGCTTTTTCCGGCATCCGGTCCAACGGCGAAACGCTTGCCAATGGCTCTGCTAAAGCATTGTATGCGCCTCATATTGACCCAAGGGTTGGAATGGATACTTATGCCCATGCTTTTTCGGCCATCCGATACCTTGAACCAAAACGGTTAGTTATTCTAGCCACCTCTCACTACGCAGGACTCTACCGAGATGTCTACCAAAACTACCCTTTCATTGTTAGTCGGAAGAACTTTCAATTACCTACGCGTACCATAACTTCTGATAAAAAAGCTATCGATAAACTGGTTTCCGAAAACAGCGAAAACGGGTTAACCGACCGCGACCGGGCCCATAGAATTGAACATAGTATTGAACTTCCCCTTTTGTTTCTGAGTCACCTGTGGAAACATGAATTCAGTATCGTGCCGGTACTTGTCAGCAGCATAGACGACCTGATGTATATGAGAGAGGGACACAGGGCTGAGCAGATAGCGAAGTTTGGTGAATCTCTTCAAAAACAGTTTGGGAATGATAACGATACTTTTTTTCTCATCAGCGGTGACCTGGCTCATGTCGGTAAAAAGTTCGGAGACAAAAAACCGGCGAGAGAAATGTTTGAGGAGGTAAGAAAGTTTGACCAACGTTTTCTTTCGAAAGGAGAAGAAGCTAAGCCTGATGAACTGCTTGAACTGATCAGTGAAAAATATGATCCCTATCGCATCTGTGGATTTCCTCCACTCTATACCTTTTTAAAATCAATGTCCGGTCTAAAGGGTAAAGTTCTCAACTACGATCTCTGGGATGAACACGAACGTGAAAGCGCTGTCAGTTTCGGTTCGATACTATATTGGAACACGGATAAAATGAATTAA
- the gldC gene encoding gliding motility protein GldC codes for MSSKKKEISITVELDENNIPTSIDWNASDKEGEDIAQCRAMLLSMWDHQKKDTLRLDLWTKEMTIDEMKIFFHQTLVTMADTLQNATNEDQMAEDMRDFTAYFADKMEITE; via the coding sequence ATGTCATCCAAAAAGAAAGAGATAAGTATTACTGTAGAACTGGATGAAAACAACATTCCGACCTCCATCGACTGGAATGCCAGTGATAAGGAGGGTGAAGACATAGCCCAGTGCCGGGCCATGTTGCTCTCTATGTGGGACCACCAGAAAAAAGATACCCTGAGGCTGGACCTCTGGACCAAAGAGATGACCATTGATGAGATGAAGATCTTTTTTCATCAGACACTGGTTACCATGGCAGATACGCTTCAAAACGCCACTAACGAAGATCAGATGGCCGAAGACATGCGGGATTTCACGGCCTACTTTGCGGATAAAATGGAGATCACAGAATAA
- the ahcY gene encoding adenosylhomocysteinase, translating to MSQQVKEKLPYKVKDIELADFGRKEIRLAEAEMPGLMSIREEYSKQKPLKGARIAGCLHMTVQTAVLIETLVELGAEVQWSSCNIFSTQDHAAAAIAKTGVPVYAWKGETEEEYIWCIEQTLFFEDGKPLNMILDDGGDLTALVHEEYPELLSDIRGISEETTTGVNRLYQMAKNGTLGAPAINVNDSVTKSKFDNKYGCRESCADALRRATDVMMAGKVAVVAGYGDVGKGSAASLRGAGARVIVTEIDPICALQAAMDGYEVKKMDTVIDRADIVVTATGNKDILTERHFKAMKDKAIVGNIGHFDNEIDVAWLKANAERDNIKPQVDLFRLESGKEIILLAEGRLMNLGNATGHPSFVMSNSFANQTLAQIALWNRPEEFEMGVHVLPKDLDEKVARLHLEKIGVELEELTDEQAEYIDVPKEGPYKPEHYRY from the coding sequence ATGTCACAGCAAGTAAAAGAGAAACTTCCTTACAAAGTCAAGGATATTGAACTGGCCGATTTTGGCCGTAAAGAGATTCGCCTGGCAGAAGCAGAGATGCCCGGCCTGATGTCTATTCGAGAAGAGTATTCCAAACAAAAACCGCTGAAAGGAGCTCGTATCGCCGGCTGCCTTCATATGACGGTACAAACTGCCGTACTGATTGAAACCCTGGTGGAACTGGGTGCTGAAGTACAGTGGTCGTCCTGCAATATTTTCTCAACACAGGATCATGCCGCAGCGGCTATCGCAAAGACGGGCGTGCCTGTTTATGCCTGGAAAGGGGAAACCGAAGAAGAATATATCTGGTGCATTGAGCAGACCCTATTCTTCGAAGATGGAAAACCGTTGAATATGATACTTGATGACGGTGGAGACCTCACTGCACTGGTACACGAAGAGTATCCTGAATTGCTAAGTGATATCAGGGGTATTTCTGAAGAGACTACAACCGGTGTCAATCGCCTGTACCAAATGGCCAAAAACGGTACACTCGGAGCTCCTGCTATCAACGTGAATGACTCTGTAACCAAATCAAAGTTCGACAACAAATACGGATGCCGTGAGTCCTGCGCCGATGCCCTTCGACGTGCCACAGATGTCATGATGGCCGGTAAAGTTGCGGTTGTTGCAGGTTACGGTGATGTAGGTAAAGGATCTGCCGCTTCTCTTCGAGGAGCCGGAGCCCGTGTGATTGTTACCGAGATTGATCCCATTTGTGCCCTTCAGGCAGCAATGGATGGCTACGAAGTCAAGAAAATGGATACCGTGATAGATCGTGCAGATATCGTTGTAACCGCAACAGGTAATAAGGATATTCTTACCGAGCGTCACTTCAAGGCAATGAAAGACAAAGCTATTGTCGGTAACATCGGTCACTTCGATAATGAGATTGACGTGGCCTGGCTCAAAGCCAATGCCGAACGTGACAACATCAAGCCGCAGGTTGACCTGTTCAGGCTTGAGAGCGGAAAAGAGATTATCCTGCTGGCAGAAGGTCGTCTTATGAACCTCGGAAACGCAACAGGACATCCCTCTTTTGTAATGTCAAACAGCTTCGCAAACCAGACACTGGCGCAAATCGCACTGTGGAACCGTCCCGAAGAGTTTGAAATGGGAGTTCACGTGTTGCCCAAAGATCTGGATGAGAAAGTAGCTCGCCTGCACCTCGAGAAAATCGGTGTTGAGCTCGAAGAGCTGACCGACGAGCAGGCAGAATATATCGATGTGCCGAAAGAAGGCCCATACAAGCCTGAGCACTATCGATACTAA
- a CDS encoding TlpA family protein disulfide reductase → MTILKQILLLSLSFMIFACGSQDNQNSDTQAVSDTESVEMTEASYVEQATFEDMSGNTVSVSDFKGKVVLIDFWETWCKPCLAIFPTMQKLQEEYPDDFVVLAVNPGFADTKEDAQNFISEHDYDFRYLLDSNDLNEKLNVQSIPFKVYVDAEGNFIKSDIGSYGENKDYQALKSVIEKHKLSSEGE, encoded by the coding sequence ATGACCATTTTAAAACAAATATTACTGTTGTCGCTATCATTCATGATCTTCGCTTGCGGCAGTCAGGATAATCAGAACTCCGATACACAGGCAGTCTCAGACACGGAATCGGTTGAAATGACCGAAGCAAGTTATGTGGAGCAGGCGACCTTCGAGGATATGTCAGGAAATACGGTCAGTGTCTCTGACTTTAAAGGCAAGGTTGTTCTGATCGACTTCTGGGAAACCTGGTGCAAGCCATGTCTGGCTATCTTCCCGACCATGCAAAAACTGCAAGAAGAGTACCCCGATGATTTTGTAGTGCTGGCCGTCAATCCCGGTTTTGCCGATACTAAGGAGGATGCCCAGAATTTTATTTCGGAGCATGATTATGATTTCAGATACCTTCTCGACAGCAACGATCTCAATGAAAAACTGAATGTACAATCCATTCCGTTTAAGGTATATGTGGATGCGGAAGGCAACTTCATAAAATCCGATATAGGAAGCTATGGAGAGAATAAGGATTACCAGGCACTGAAATCGGTCATAGAAAAGCATAAATTGTCCTCTGAAGGGGAATGA
- the lhgO gene encoding L-2-hydroxyglutarate oxidase translates to MHDFTIVGAGIVGLSTAYKLSLAYPDASILVLEKEDEIAAHQTGNNSGVIHSGIYYKPNSYRAKNCVDGRHQLVDFCENNGVAYEICGKVIVATEENELPRLQKIYETGKINEIEGIQKIDRKELTEIEPYAEGIEAIHVPCSGIVDYVGVCQKLRDLIEEGNGKVRCGAPVRNIRHNREKNTVTVDTEQESITTRYLINCAGLYSDRVAESAGIQNDIQIVPFRGEYFELTPEAQHMVKGLIYPTPNPAFPFLGVHFTKMVQGNVECGPNAVFAFKREGYDKFSFDLQETIETVNFPGFWKLAKKHWRMGVDEYYRSLSKKAFVEGLQKLIPSIQASDLKPAPAGVRAMALTPEGEIVDDFKFAATNREIHVLNAPSPAATAGLAIGDEIVKKAQEAFAL, encoded by the coding sequence ATTCACGACTTCACTATCGTCGGTGCCGGCATTGTAGGTTTGTCAACCGCTTACAAACTCTCGCTTGCCTACCCAGACGCTTCCATCCTGGTATTGGAAAAAGAAGATGAGATTGCTGCACACCAAACAGGAAACAATTCCGGGGTTATCCATTCCGGCATCTATTACAAACCCAATAGCTACCGCGCGAAAAATTGTGTGGATGGGCGGCATCAACTGGTAGATTTCTGTGAAAATAATGGTGTGGCTTATGAAATCTGTGGAAAAGTTATCGTGGCAACTGAGGAGAACGAGCTCCCTCGCCTGCAAAAGATCTATGAGACTGGAAAGATCAATGAAATCGAAGGCATCCAAAAAATTGACCGAAAGGAGCTTACTGAAATTGAACCATACGCCGAAGGCATTGAGGCTATCCATGTTCCCTGTTCCGGTATCGTTGATTATGTGGGAGTTTGTCAAAAACTTCGTGATCTCATAGAGGAGGGCAATGGGAAGGTAAGATGCGGAGCTCCGGTTCGAAATATCCGGCACAATCGTGAGAAGAATACTGTGACTGTTGATACTGAGCAGGAATCCATTACCACCAGATACCTGATCAATTGCGCAGGCCTGTATAGTGACCGTGTAGCCGAGTCGGCCGGAATTCAAAATGATATTCAGATCGTGCCTTTCCGTGGTGAGTATTTTGAATTGACTCCGGAAGCGCAGCATATGGTTAAGGGCCTTATCTACCCTACCCCCAATCCCGCTTTTCCTTTCCTCGGCGTACACTTCACTAAAATGGTACAAGGAAATGTTGAGTGTGGGCCAAATGCCGTCTTTGCTTTTAAAAGAGAAGGATATGACAAGTTCTCTTTTGACCTTCAGGAAACCATAGAAACCGTAAACTTTCCCGGTTTTTGGAAGCTGGCAAAAAAACACTGGCGCATGGGTGTGGATGAGTACTATCGCTCCCTATCCAAAAAAGCATTCGTAGAAGGTCTTCAGAAGCTGATTCCATCCATTCAGGCATCTGACCTCAAGCCTGCTCCGGCGGGTGTGCGCGCTATGGCCCTGACCCCGGAAGGAGAGATAGTCGATGATTTCAAATTTGCGGCTACCAACCGGGAGATTCATGTGCTGAATGCGCCCAGCCCTGCGGCTACTGCCGGTCTGGCGATAGGCGATGAAATCGTAAAAAAGGCACAGGAAGCCTTCGCTCTTTAG
- a CDS encoding FAD-binding and (Fe-S)-binding domain-containing protein, with protein MSTPTDTPDLHIHTDSLTRHLYANDASMYEELPMGVVFPQTTTDIQKLVRKANREQFTITARSGGTSLAGQATGNGVIMDVSRHMTNIYDINAREKYAHLQPGVIRDTLNREAAAHNLLFGPDTATTNRCMIGGMIGNNSCGIYSIKHRTTREHVLEIEAVLSDGSLVRFHPVDEGELQEKMKLDTLEGHIYRGMVKLINQNREQIQEAYPHPDIIRRNTGYALDRLCEMQPFDPDGRKFNMAELLCGSEGTLAMTAAAKLQLVPTEPHRVVLAPHFTSIRKAMEATVEAVTFKPAAVELVDHIILEATKGNIEQRKNRFFLNGDPYAILIIELDGNNREELLEKATKLKKRLSELGLSNSTPIIEDEEDIKKVWNLRKAGLGLLMGLGSDQRSPSFCEDTAVRVQDLPAYVDDFQEILDKYHTDCVFYAHASVGELHLRPVIDISKPEGIQKMEVMAEEIASLVSSYRGSLSGEHGDGRARSPYIEKVLGTEMMPLLRKVKELWDPNYLFNPGKIVKPKPISENLRVSPGYTKPEVNTLFNWRKEGSFGNAVELCNGAGVCRKLAESGGTMCPSYMATKEEKDSTRGRANLFRQLFSGRQANAFESEELHDALELCISCKACKSECPANVDMARMKAEFMQGWHDRKGIKLSERFFGQAAKLYPLAAAFPGLTNRILTSPVGKELLHTFFNIHKKRTLPGFAKQTFSNWFKKRNRKNMSKKKVLLIADIFSDYHDPAIGKSAVKVLEALDYEVLLAEISDLGRPQLSKGMLDAAVKLANRNIPLLAEYVRQDIPIVGLEPSEILTLRDEYLDLCNENQLELAKTIAEQSYQFEEFIVKELKEHPKKQEIFLNGDTEIELHGHCHAKALVGNGPTLEALSYAGYSVNDLETGCCGMAGSFGYEKDHYGVSMDIGELVLFPKLRDKESELQSGSALICAPGFSCRHQIKDGTGARAYHPAELIARNLL; from the coding sequence ATGAGCACTCCAACCGATACGCCGGACCTCCACATCCATACCGATTCACTGACCAGGCATCTCTATGCCAATGACGCCTCGATGTATGAAGAATTGCCAATGGGTGTCGTCTTTCCGCAAACAACAACCGATATTCAAAAACTGGTGAGAAAAGCCAACCGTGAGCAGTTCACCATCACAGCACGTAGCGGGGGAACTTCCCTGGCAGGGCAGGCTACCGGAAATGGCGTGATCATGGATGTATCGCGTCATATGACGAATATCTATGATATTAATGCCCGTGAAAAATATGCGCACCTTCAGCCAGGGGTCATCCGGGACACTCTCAACCGGGAAGCAGCAGCTCATAACCTGCTATTTGGGCCTGATACTGCCACCACCAACCGGTGCATGATTGGAGGTATGATCGGTAACAACTCGTGCGGCATCTACTCTATTAAACATCGTACTACCAGGGAACATGTTTTGGAAATTGAAGCCGTTCTAAGTGACGGTTCTCTTGTTCGTTTTCATCCGGTTGATGAAGGGGAGCTGCAGGAAAAGATGAAGCTGGATACACTGGAGGGGCACATCTACCGGGGAATGGTGAAGCTAATCAATCAGAATAGAGAGCAAATTCAGGAAGCCTATCCCCATCCGGATATCATTCGACGTAACACCGGATATGCTCTTGACAGGCTTTGCGAGATGCAGCCCTTTGATCCGGACGGTCGTAAGTTTAATATGGCGGAACTTCTTTGCGGAAGTGAGGGCACGCTGGCTATGACCGCTGCTGCCAAACTTCAACTCGTACCAACAGAACCTCACCGGGTGGTGCTTGCTCCACATTTCACCTCCATCCGAAAGGCCATGGAAGCAACGGTAGAAGCCGTAACATTTAAACCGGCTGCCGTGGAACTGGTTGATCATATTATATTGGAAGCCACCAAAGGGAATATCGAACAGCGTAAAAACCGGTTTTTCCTGAATGGAGATCCATATGCCATTCTTATTATTGAACTCGACGGAAATAACCGGGAAGAATTGCTTGAAAAAGCCACAAAACTCAAGAAAAGGCTATCAGAGCTGGGACTTTCCAACTCTACACCAATAATCGAAGACGAAGAAGACATTAAGAAAGTATGGAATCTTAGAAAAGCGGGACTGGGACTTCTCATGGGGCTCGGATCCGACCAGCGTTCACCCTCCTTTTGCGAAGACACCGCAGTTCGTGTGCAGGATTTACCCGCTTATGTAGATGATTTCCAGGAGATACTGGATAAATATCATACCGACTGTGTCTTTTATGCACATGCCTCAGTTGGAGAATTGCATCTGCGTCCGGTTATCGATATATCCAAACCTGAAGGCATTCAAAAGATGGAAGTGATGGCAGAGGAGATTGCCTCTCTTGTTTCTTCCTACCGGGGGTCGCTATCAGGTGAGCATGGAGACGGCCGGGCACGATCACCCTATATCGAGAAGGTGCTGGGTACCGAAATGATGCCGTTGCTCCGTAAAGTCAAAGAGCTTTGGGATCCCAATTACCTGTTCAATCCCGGTAAAATCGTTAAGCCCAAACCGATCAGTGAGAATCTTAGAGTATCCCCGGGTTATACAAAACCGGAAGTCAATACACTTTTTAATTGGAGAAAAGAAGGCAGCTTTGGCAATGCCGTTGAGTTATGCAACGGGGCGGGGGTCTGCCGCAAGCTGGCAGAAAGCGGCGGCACCATGTGTCCCTCGTATATGGCAACCAAAGAGGAGAAAGACAGCACACGGGGACGCGCCAACCTGTTCCGTCAGCTTTTTTCAGGCAGACAGGCCAATGCCTTTGAATCTGAAGAGTTGCATGACGCACTCGAACTCTGCATCAGTTGTAAAGCCTGCAAGAGTGAGTGTCCCGCCAATGTAGATATGGCGCGAATGAAAGCCGAATTCATGCAGGGCTGGCACGACCGAAAAGGTATAAAACTTTCAGAGCGGTTTTTTGGGCAGGCAGCCAAATTGTACCCTCTTGCCGCCGCTTTTCCGGGACTGACCAATCGTATTCTGACGTCACCGGTGGGCAAGGAACTGCTTCATACCTTTTTTAATATTCACAAGAAGCGTACGCTGCCCGGATTTGCGAAACAGACATTTTCGAATTGGTTTAAAAAAAGAAATCGAAAGAACATGTCGAAAAAAAAGGTTCTACTCATTGCCGACATATTTTCTGACTATCACGATCCGGCTATCGGTAAATCAGCCGTAAAAGTGCTTGAGGCCCTGGACTATGAAGTGCTGTTGGCAGAAATCTCCGATCTGGGCAGACCGCAGCTGTCGAAAGGGATGTTAGATGCTGCCGTAAAATTGGCGAACCGAAACATTCCATTACTGGCCGAATATGTGCGTCAGGATATACCTATTGTCGGCCTGGAACCCTCCGAGATCCTGACACTCAGGGACGAATACCTGGATCTATGCAATGAGAATCAGCTTGAATTGGCAAAAACAATTGCTGAACAATCCTACCAGTTTGAAGAATTCATAGTCAAAGAGTTGAAAGAGCACCCAAAAAAGCAGGAAATCTTTCTAAATGGTGATACTGAGATAGAACTGCACGGGCACTGCCATGCCAAGGCACTGGTTGGAAACGGACCTACTCTTGAGGCACTTTCTTATGCGGGATATTCAGTGAATGACCTTGAAACCGGCTGCTGCGGTATGGCAGGAAGTTTCGGTTACGAGAAAGATCATTATGGGGTATCTATGGATATTGGTGAGTTGGTACTATTTCCGAAGTTGCGTGACAAAGAAAGTGAACTGCAAAGCGGTTCAGCACTGATCTGTGCACCCGGCTTTTCCTGTCGCCATCAAATCAAAGACGGTACGGGCGCAAGAGCTTATCACCCTGCAGAGTTGATTGCCCGGAATCTTTTATAG
- a CDS encoding rhodanese-like domain-containing protein, with amino-acid sequence MARTYSQQFITLVEDALTRVEEITPHDVKEKMDNDEDFNLIDVREPDEWESAHISGAEYIGKGVIERDIHEEVHDFDEEIILYDGDGHRAVLAADNLKKMGYRNVKTIKGGYSSWTEAGLPIVTKE; translated from the coding sequence ATGGCACGAACCTATTCTCAGCAATTTATTACGCTCGTCGAAGATGCCCTTACACGCGTGGAGGAAATCACTCCTCATGACGTCAAGGAGAAGATGGACAATGACGAAGATTTCAACCTGATCGATGTTCGTGAGCCTGACGAATGGGAATCTGCACATATATCTGGTGCAGAATATATTGGAAAGGGTGTCATTGAGAGGGATATCCATGAAGAAGTCCATGATTTTGATGAAGAGATCATACTCTACGATGGGGATGGGCACCGGGCAGTACTTGCGGCTGACAACCTGAAGAAAATGGGCTACCGGAATGTTAAGACGATAAAGGGAGGCTATAGCTCATGGACCGAAGCGGGATTGCCCATCGTAACAAAAGAATAG
- the recN gene encoding DNA repair protein RecN, protein MIKTLYIKDFALIDELEVPFESGLNILTGQTGAGKSIIIGALNMILGERADTEVIRQGKDKAIAEAIIEVENGEPFSGLLEENAVEFRKEMILRREIRDSGSRAFINDTPVTISVLKQVGDYLVDLHGQHDHQLLLKEENHQSVVDAFGEVKPYLETYREAYTEMKELHRQLRGLRKRESELEEKLELYRFQVKELEEAQLEPHEEEELETEMNLLDNAEELDQKAGAVVELGNGGEPNVVDLLSNMKLLLEDIARIEPEFETYLEEITTARISIQEMVSFTERYRSGIEFNQQRLDELRQRQSELNRLQKKYNRTIPKLIEYLNEIKNELSLAENFDLEIQNLEEQLQEKAEEVAGLAKDLHNKRIQVGKRLSTSIVNELENLGIPNARFEVRVDWKKAEKGWVKIDGLPVECTEDGCDDISLFISTNKGEEPKPLAKIASGGEISRVMLALKSILAKEQSLPVMIFDEIDTGISGEVSEKVGRKMRRLSEQCQIIAITHQPQIASQAHKHYRVQKVEEENRTVTRIIPLTNDEHITEVASLMSGEDITDAALKSAQELIDKNTSKN, encoded by the coding sequence ATGATAAAAACCCTCTACATAAAAGACTTTGCCCTGATTGATGAGCTGGAGGTTCCTTTTGAAAGCGGACTCAATATACTGACCGGTCAGACCGGTGCCGGTAAGTCGATCATCATAGGCGCACTGAATATGATCCTTGGTGAGCGGGCCGATACGGAGGTGATCCGACAGGGTAAGGATAAAGCTATAGCAGAAGCCATTATTGAGGTTGAAAACGGTGAGCCTTTTAGCGGTTTATTGGAAGAAAACGCGGTGGAGTTCCGGAAAGAGATGATTTTACGTCGCGAGATCCGTGATTCCGGCAGCCGCGCTTTTATTAATGATACCCCGGTAACGATCAGCGTGCTGAAGCAGGTGGGAGATTACCTCGTGGATCTGCACGGACAGCACGATCACCAGCTCTTATTGAAGGAAGAGAATCACCAATCGGTAGTAGATGCCTTTGGGGAAGTTAAGCCCTATCTGGAGACTTATCGCGAAGCCTACACAGAAATGAAAGAGCTTCACCGCCAGCTACGCGGTTTGCGTAAACGGGAAAGTGAGCTTGAAGAGAAACTGGAGCTGTACCGATTTCAAGTTAAGGAGCTGGAAGAGGCCCAGCTGGAACCCCATGAGGAGGAAGAACTGGAGACTGAGATGAATCTGCTGGACAATGCCGAAGAGCTCGACCAGAAGGCGGGAGCCGTCGTGGAACTCGGTAATGGGGGAGAGCCTAATGTGGTTGACCTTCTGAGCAACATGAAGTTGTTGCTGGAGGATATTGCCCGCATCGAACCGGAATTTGAAACCTATCTTGAAGAAATCACCACGGCGCGAATCAGCATTCAGGAGATGGTCAGTTTTACCGAGCGATATCGATCAGGCATAGAGTTCAACCAGCAGCGACTCGACGAGCTCCGGCAACGACAATCGGAACTGAACCGACTGCAGAAAAAATACAATCGAACTATCCCGAAACTTATCGAATACCTCAATGAGATTAAAAATGAGCTGAGCTTGGCAGAAAACTTCGATCTTGAAATACAGAATCTGGAAGAACAACTGCAGGAGAAAGCAGAGGAGGTTGCCGGACTGGCAAAGGATTTACACAATAAGCGTATTCAGGTAGGTAAACGACTGTCGACTTCCATTGTCAACGAACTGGAAAATCTGGGCATACCCAATGCCCGGTTTGAAGTACGGGTTGACTGGAAAAAAGCTGAGAAGGGCTGGGTAAAAATCGATGGCCTGCCTGTGGAATGCACGGAGGATGGCTGTGACGATATCAGTCTTTTCATTTCTACCAACAAAGGTGAAGAGCCCAAACCGCTTGCGAAAATTGCTTCGGGTGGTGAAATCAGCCGAGTGATGCTGGCCTTGAAATCCATCCTGGCAAAAGAACAGAGTCTGCCGGTAATGATATTTGATGAAATTGACACCGGTATCAGTGGAGAGGTATCTGAGAAGGTAGGCAGGAAGATGCGCCGGCTTTCGGAACAGTGTCAGATCATAGCCATAACGCATCAACCGCAAATTGCCAGTCAGGCTCACAAGCATTACCGGGTGCAAAAGGTGGAGGAAGAAAATCGAACGGTTACCCGGATCATTCCATTGACTAATGATGAACACATTACGGAAGTGGCCAGCTTGATGAGCGGTGAAGATATTACCGATGCCGCTCTCAAAAGTGCCCAGGAGTTAATTGATAAAAATACCTCTAAAAATTAA
- a CDS encoding RluA family pseudouridine synthase: MPNQQDSPKVTEYHFKVPPGHHSGTRLDKYITSFVENASRTKVQKAIEEGHVLVNGKQEKSSYNMQPGDEIDITIPKPPPPEAKPEKMDLDILYEDDDIIIVNKKAGRVVHPAYGNWTGTLVNGLLWHADQLSLEEEESIRPGIVHRLDKDTSGILVIAKNDEAHRILSDYFRTKDIERTYWAIIWGVPDKEKGTITGNIGRNPSDRKKMAVVPEGKGKHAVTHYKVIEYFDHLSLVEVKLETGRTHQIRVHFTDRHHWVFGDPQYGGDSVRYGPNTGSRKQMFNNLFASLKRQCLHAKTLGFEHPTTGEHVQFDSPLPDDFQHVLDMLRQNCQPEPIY; the protein is encoded by the coding sequence TTGCCAAATCAACAGGATAGCCCCAAAGTAACAGAATATCATTTTAAGGTGCCTCCCGGTCATCACAGCGGAACACGCCTCGATAAATACATCACCTCCTTTGTAGAGAATGCCTCACGCACCAAAGTGCAGAAAGCAATAGAAGAGGGACATGTGCTGGTCAACGGCAAACAGGAGAAATCCTCCTACAACATGCAGCCGGGGGATGAAATTGATATTACCATACCTAAGCCGCCCCCACCCGAGGCCAAACCGGAAAAAATGGATCTGGATATTCTGTATGAGGATGACGACATCATCATCGTCAATAAAAAAGCCGGGCGCGTGGTACATCCTGCTTACGGTAACTGGACCGGCACACTGGTAAACGGACTCTTATGGCATGCCGATCAGCTTTCTCTGGAAGAGGAGGAGAGCATCCGGCCGGGAATCGTGCATCGCCTGGACAAAGATACCAGCGGGATACTGGTCATAGCCAAAAATGATGAAGCACACCGCATCCTCAGTGACTATTTTCGGACCAAGGATATTGAGCGAACCTACTGGGCCATCATCTGGGGCGTACCCGATAAGGAGAAAGGTACCATAACCGGAAACATCGGACGCAATCCCAGCGACCGGAAGAAAATGGCGGTCGTACCCGAAGGCAAAGGAAAGCATGCGGTGACCCACTACAAAGTAATAGAGTACTTTGATCATCTCAGCCTGGTTGAAGTGAAGCTGGAAACAGGCAGAACTCACCAGATACGGGTGCACTTTACCGACCGGCATCACTGGGTTTTCGGGGATCCACAATACGGTGGAGATTCGGTACGATACGGACCCAACACCGGAAGCCGTAAACAGATGTTCAACAATCTCTTTGCCTCACTGAAACGCCAGTGCCTGCATGCCAAGACCCTGGGCTTTGAGCATCCGACCACCGGCGAACATGTACAGTTTGATTCACCCCTGCCGGATGATTTCCAGCATGTGCTGGATATGCTACGGCAAAATTGCCAACCTGAGCCCATTTATTAG